One Stenotrophomonas indicatrix genomic window carries:
- a CDS encoding glycoside hydrolase family protein codes for MVEINNQRKAFLDMLAWSEGTDNGRQKTRNHGYDVIVGGELFTDYSDHPRKLVTLNPKLKSTGAGRYQLLSRWWDAYRKQLGLKDFSPKSQDAVALQQIKERGALPMIDRGDIRQAIDRCSNIWASLPGAGYGQFEHKADSLIAKFKEAGGTVREIDV; via the coding sequence ATGGTAGAAATCAATAATCAACGTAAGGCGTTCCTCGATATGCTGGCGTGGTCGGAGGGAACTGATAACGGACGTCAGAAAACCAGAAATCATGGTTATGACGTCATTGTAGGCGGAGAGCTATTTACTGATTACTCCGATCACCCTCGCAAACTTGTCACGCTAAACCCAAAACTCAAATCAACAGGCGCCGGACGCTACCAGCTTCTTTCCCGTTGGTGGGATGCCTACCGCAAGCAGCTTGGCCTGAAAGACTTCTCTCCGAAAAGTCAGGACGCTGTGGCATTGCAGCAGATTAAGGAGCGTGGCGCTTTACCTATGATTGATCGTGGTGATATCCGTCAGGCAATCGACCGTTGCAGCAATATCTGGGCTTCACTGCCGGGCGCTGGTTATGGTCAGTTCGAGCATAAGGCTGACAGCCTGATTGCAAAATTCAAAGAAGCGGGCGGAACGGTCAGAGAGATTGATGTATGA
- a CDS encoding YlcI/YnfO family protein, with protein MSTKNRTRRTTTRNIRFPNQMIEQINIALEQKGSGNFSAWVIEACRRRLTSEKRAYTSIKSDEE; from the coding sequence ATGTCAACGAAGAACAGAACCCGCAGAACAACAACCCGCAACATCCGCTTTCCTAACCAAATGATTGAACAAATTAACATCGCTCTTGAGCAAAAAGGGTCCGGGAATTTCTCAGCCTGGGTCATTGAAGCCTGCCGTCGGAGACTAACGTCAGAAAAGAGAGCATATACATCAATTAAAAGTGATGAAGAATGA
- the bor gene encoding serum resistance lipoprotein Bor, producing the protein MKKMLLATALALLITGCAQQTFTVQNKPAAVAPKETITHHFFVSGIGQKKTVDAAKICGGAENVVKTETQQTFVNGLLGFITLGIYTPLEARVYCSQ; encoded by the coding sequence ATGAAAAAAATGCTACTCGCTACTGCGCTGGCCCTGCTTATTACAGGATGTGCTCAACAGACGTTTACTGTTCAAAACAAACCGGCAGCAGTAGCACCAAAGGAAACCATCACCCATCATTTCTTCGTTTCTGGAATTGGGCAGAAGAAAACTGTCGATGCAGCCAAAATTTGTGGCGGCGCAGAAAATGTTGTTAAAACAGAAACCCAGCAAACATTCGTAAATGGATTGCTCGGTTTTATTACTTTAGGCATTTATACTCCGCTGGAAGCGCGTGTGTATTGCTCACAATAA
- the ybcW gene encoding protein YbcW translates to MNKEQSADDPSVDLIRVKNMLNSTISMSYPDVVIACIEHKVSLEAFRAIEAALVKHDNNMKDYSLVVD, encoded by the coding sequence ATGAATAAAGAACAATCTGCTGATGATCCCTCCGTGGATCTGATTCGTGTAAAAAATATGCTTAATAGCACCATTTCTATGAGTTACCCTGATGTTGTAATTGCATGTATAGAACATAAGGTGTCTCTGGAAGCATTCAGAGCAATTGAGGCAGCGTTGGTGAAGCACGATAATAATATGAAGGATTATTCCCTGGTGGTTGACTGA
- a CDS encoding DUF1398 domain-containing protein → MAQVAIFKEIFDQVRKDLDCELFYSELKRHNVSHYIYYLATDNIHIVLENDNTVLIKGLKKVVNVKFSRNTHLIETSYDRLKSREITFQQYRENLAKAGVFRWVTNIHEHKRYYYTFDNSLLFTESIQNTTQIFPR, encoded by the coding sequence ATGGCTCAGGTTGCCATTTTTAAAGAAATATTCGATCAAGTGCGAAAAGATTTAGACTGTGAATTGTTTTATTCTGAACTAAAACGTCACAACGTCTCACATTATATTTACTATCTAGCCACAGATAATATTCACATCGTGTTAGAAAACGATAACACCGTGTTAATAAAAGGACTTAAAAAGGTTGTAAATGTTAAATTCTCAAGAAACACGCATCTTATAGAAACGTCCTATGATAGGTTGAAATCAAGAGAAATCACATTTCAGCAATACAGGGAAAATCTTGCTAAAGCAGGAGTTTTCCGATGGGTTACAAATATCCATGAACATAAAAGATATTACTATACCTTTGATAATTCATTACTATTTACTGAGAGCATTCAGAACACTACACAAATCTTTCCACGCTAA
- the rzpD gene encoding prophage endopeptidase RzpD, whose translation MSRVTAIISALVICIIVCLSWAVNHYRDNAITYKAQRDKNARELKLANAAITDMQMRQRDVAALDAKYTKELADAKAENDALRDDVAAGRRRLHIKAVCQSVREATTASGVDNAASPRLADTAERDYFTLRERLITMQKQLEGTQKYINEQCR comes from the coding sequence ATGAGCAGAGTCACCGCGATTATCTCCGCTCTGGTTATCTGCATCATCGTCTGCCTGTCATGGGCTGTTAATCATTACCGTGATAACGCCATTACCTACAAAGCCCAGCGCGACAAAAATGCCAGAGAACTGAAGCTGGCGAACGCGGCAATTACTGACATGCAGATGCGTCAGCGTGATGTTGCTGCGCTCGATGCAAAATACACGAAGGAGTTAGCTGATGCTAAAGCTGAAAATGATGCTCTGCGTGATGATGTTGCCGCTGGTCGTCGTCGGTTGCACATCAAAGCAGTCTGTCAGTCAGTGCGTGAAGCCACCACCGCCTCCGGCGTGGATAATGCAGCCTCCCCCCGACTGGCAGACACCGCTGAACGGGATTATTTCACCCTCAGAGAGAGGCTGATCACTATGCAAAAACAACTGGAAGGAACCCAGAAGTATATTAATGAGCAGTGCAGATAG